A region from the Thermoplasmatales archaeon genome encodes:
- the rplP0_1 gene encoding rplP0_1 (L10E), which produces MRHPASWKVDLVKSVADEIEGSEVSAIASINGIRNNQLQKIRSDLSAHMKLKVIRKRLLIKALDSSKDKKIHDFKQFAQGQIAIITTDLEPAKLYSTLETTKQKAAARGGETAPEDIIIEAKETSFPPGPMISEFQKAGLTTAIEKGKIVIKKESLFVKKGEVISKDKAKLMEKLEIKPITVGLDILGAYSHGLIYSKEVLSITEEVIIADIMKGFSAAKAIALDAQYLVPEIIPDLLVKATINAEQLALDAGLVSEGNIELFILKAIREANAINQTLEGEEKPKESKKDDKKDEKAQEDASENVSAGLESLFG; this is translated from the coding sequence ATGAGACATCCAGCTTCATGGAAAGTAGATCTAGTTAAATCCGTGGCAGATGAAATAGAAGGAAGCGAGGTCAGTGCCATTGCAAGCATCAATGGAATCAGGAACAACCAGTTGCAGAAGATTAGAAGCGATCTATCTGCACATATGAAACTGAAAGTGATCCGGAAAAGATTGCTAATTAAGGCACTTGACAGTTCAAAGGACAAGAAAATACACGACTTCAAGCAATTTGCGCAGGGACAGATTGCAATAATCACAACCGATCTTGAACCGGCTAAGCTTTACAGCACCCTGGAAACAACCAAGCAGAAGGCTGCAGCACGTGGTGGCGAGACAGCACCTGAGGATATAATCATAGAGGCAAAAGAAACATCATTCCCGCCGGGTCCAATGATCAGCGAATTCCAGAAGGCAGGATTGACCACAGCAATAGAAAAGGGAAAAATAGTAATCAAGAAGGAGTCACTGTTCGTAAAGAAAGGCGAAGTGATATCTAAGGACAAGGCCAAACTCATGGAGAAACTCGAGATAAAGCCAATCACGGTAGGCCTGGATATCCTCGGGGCTTACAGCCATGGCCTCATATACAGCAAGGAAGTTCTTTCAATTACGGAAGAAGTCATAATAGCTGACATTATGAAGGGATTCAGTGCCGCCAAGGCAATCGCACTCGATGCGCAGTACCTTGTGCCGGAGATCATACCCGACCTGCTGGTAAAGGCAACTATAAATGCAGAACAGCTAGCCCTGGACGCTGGTCTTGTGTCCGAGGGAAACATAGAATTATTTATACTGAAAGCAATTAGGGAAGCCAACGCGATAAATCAGACTCTCGAGGGTGAGGAAAAACCAAAGGA
- the rpl1_1 gene encoding rpl1_1 (HL8), with translation MPANSLSKIIEEAVKSAKERKFVESIELAINMREVDLSDPKNRVNEEIPLPKGRGREIKVALFGSEEMKTKAKNSVDYAFGAEDISKFQENKKEFKKIVNGVDYFVAESNLMAGIGKSLGQVLGPRGKIPRPIPPGQDPTALIATLKRTVRARSKDKRTFHVPVGTKDMPASDVAENITAVMKRITGKLEKGMNNIDSIYVKTTMGKAVKIQSGDIQ, from the coding sequence TTGCCTGCAAACAGTTTGTCAAAAATCATAGAGGAGGCCGTCAAGTCGGCCAAGGAACGGAAGTTCGTGGAGAGCATCGAACTTGCCATAAATATGCGTGAAGTGGATCTTTCCGATCCAAAGAACAGGGTCAATGAAGAGATACCGCTCCCAAAAGGTAGGGGAAGGGAAATCAAGGTTGCACTCTTCGGTTCAGAAGAGATGAAGACCAAGGCAAAGAACTCCGTTGACTACGCTTTTGGAGCAGAGGATATCTCCAAGTTCCAGGAAAACAAGAAGGAATTCAAGAAGATCGTAAACGGCGTTGACTATTTCGTGGCTGAATCAAATTTAATGGCAGGGATAGGTAAATCGCTGGGACAAGTTCTCGGACCGAGGGGTAAAATTCCAAGGCCGATTCCACCGGGGCAGGATCCTACCGCCTTGATAGCGACCCTGAAAAGAACAGTGAGGGCAAGAAGCAAGGACAAGAGGACTTTTCATGTACCCGTCGGAACGAAGGACATGCCAGCATCGGATGTTGCGGAAAACATAACCGCAGTAATGAAAAGAATAACTGGAAAACTTGAGAAAGGTATGAACAACATAGACTCCATATATGTCAAGACCACGATGGGTAAGGCAGTAAAGATACAGTCAGGTGATATACAATGA
- a CDS encoding 50S ribosomal protein L11P, which translates to MVEGGKATTGPPLGPALGPLGLNLGQIIKEINDKTKAFAGMQVPVSITVTDPATKKYEITVGIPPTSALIKKEMGIEKGASKKKEAIGGNATLAQIINVAKAKMDGMLANSLKSAVMEVLGTCVSLGVNVDGKDPKEIQKLISQGEIAINP; encoded by the coding sequence ATGGTAGAGGGCGGAAAGGCAACAACAGGACCACCGCTCGGTCCGGCTCTCGGGCCACTAGGGTTGAACCTTGGACAGATAATAAAAGAGATCAATGACAAAACGAAGGCATTCGCTGGAATGCAGGTACCTGTAAGCATAACAGTTACAGACCCGGCAACGAAGAAATACGAGATAACCGTCGGGATACCTCCAACTTCGGCATTGATCAAGAAAGAGATGGGCATTGAGAAAGGCGCTTCAAAGAAGAAGGAAGCAATTGGTGGAAACGCAACCCTTGCACAGATCATAAACGTTGCGAAGGCTAAAATGGACGGTATGCTTGCAAATAGCCTTAAGTCGGCTGTAATGGAAGTGCTGGGGACCTGTGTCTCACTTGGAGTAAATGTAGACGGGAAGGATCCTAAGGAAATCCAAAAACTTATTAGTCAAGGAGAAATTGCGATAAACCCGTAG